Proteins from one Campylobacter concisus genomic window:
- a CDS encoding major capsid protein: protein MDELLKKFTVEAMTEIIIQTKVDQNFITDTFFKKWTPTLSNTHNIIIEKGAGIILESVSENGEHLVTKNPDQTIISVPLPRFPQYDPLPASEMNLLRTLNTQSEQLKSLSAAIGKKLASQKSKITNTVEYMAIGAIFGKVMDGKGKVLFELSANRKEITITNATKLLDLLSDIEAAQKEVLGVAKPYIALVTRELFGELLKLAQAQELLKLESCGVIDSNGVLTLKLFGKTFMPYDASYKNTKGKDTSYMSGKKGVVVPLMDDIFEIVYTRANHTSAIGKAPTKFFAAAPEVLDKGMGWGIVSESRPLPICNRLDAIIELKM from the coding sequence ATGGATGAACTTTTAAAAAAATTTACGGTCGAGGCGATGACTGAGATCATAATTCAGACTAAGGTCGATCAAAATTTTATAACGGATACGTTTTTTAAAAAATGGACTCCGACGCTTTCCAATACCCATAACATTATCATCGAAAAAGGTGCGGGCATAATCCTTGAAAGCGTTAGCGAAAACGGAGAGCACTTAGTGACAAAAAATCCCGACCAAACTATCATCTCTGTACCGCTTCCTCGCTTCCCACAGTATGATCCACTCCCAGCTAGCGAGATGAATTTACTAAGAACGCTCAATACCCAAAGCGAGCAGCTTAAATCATTGTCTGCGGCTATCGGCAAAAAACTAGCTAGCCAAAAGAGCAAGATCACCAACACCGTAGAGTATATGGCCATAGGCGCTATTTTCGGTAAGGTAATGGACGGCAAAGGAAAGGTGCTGTTTGAGCTTAGCGCAAATAGAAAAGAGATAACTATCACGAATGCGACTAAATTATTGGATTTATTAAGCGATATCGAGGCTGCTCAAAAAGAGGTGTTAGGCGTTGCAAAGCCGTATATCGCGCTAGTAACTAGAGAACTTTTTGGCGAGCTGCTTAAACTAGCCCAAGCCCAAGAACTTCTAAAGCTAGAATCCTGCGGAGTCATTGACAGTAACGGCGTTTTAACCCTTAAACTTTTTGGCAAGACCTTTATGCCTTACGATGCCTCGTACAAAAACACGAAGGGTAAAGATACGAGCTACATGAGTGGCAAAAAAGGCGTAGTAGTGCCTTTGATGGACGATATCTTTGAGATAGTTTATACGAGAGCAAACCATACGTCTGCCATCGGAAAGGCTCCGACTAAATTCTTCGCTGCGGCTCCAGAGGTGCTTGACAAAGGTATGGGCTGGGGCATTGTTAGTGAAAGCAGACCGCTTCCGATCTGCAATAGGCTTGACGCGATCATTGAGCTAAAAATGTAA
- a CDS encoding phage protease: MLITKDLIALKDDKEEVLSEICLAVTGFWQGHAGGTFSIDAADIEKMKLNFDKRSLDIVIDYEHQTLSGEIAPAAGWIKELFIKDGALYGRVSWTTKAKDFIKNGEYKYLSPVYDFMGVDEKTGAWQGCTLHSAALTNKPFLDELGEVRANKNFTKETNMDDAKNPKGEPKAQAATQNGASYEAQIVELKNQLDASKQEVATLKEQLAQSAVDTAIIANKLQESQKQWALSYAKADLNGFNEFLKGVMLPQQKTSIPSNDMFANKSQSDAEIDVVKFALGGE, from the coding sequence ATGCTCATAACAAAAGACTTAATCGCACTAAAGGACGATAAAGAAGAAGTTTTAAGCGAAATTTGCCTGGCCGTAACCGGCTTTTGGCAAGGACATGCTGGAGGAACGTTTAGTATAGACGCTGCAGACATAGAAAAAATGAAGCTAAATTTCGACAAGCGTAGCCTAGATATAGTGATCGACTACGAGCACCAAACTTTAAGCGGGGAGATAGCGCCTGCTGCGGGCTGGATAAAAGAGCTTTTTATAAAAGACGGCGCGCTTTACGGGCGCGTAAGTTGGACAACCAAGGCAAAGGATTTTATCAAGAACGGCGAATATAAATATCTTAGCCCGGTTTACGACTTTATGGGGGTAGACGAAAAAACCGGAGCTTGGCAGGGGTGCACGTTGCACTCGGCGGCGCTAACTAATAAGCCGTTTCTTGACGAGCTAGGCGAAGTAAGAGCAAATAAAAATTTTACAAAGGAGACAAACATGGATGATGCAAAAAATCCAAAAGGCGAGCCGAAGGCTCAGGCCGCTACGCAAAACGGCGCGAGCTATGAGGCTCAGATAGTCGAGCTTAAAAATCAGCTTGACGCCTCTAAACAAGAGGTTGCTACGCTAAAAGAGCAACTAGCTCAAAGCGCGGTAGACACAGCTATTATCGCAAATAAGCTGCAAGAAAGTCAAAAACAGTGGGCACTCAGTTACGCAAAAGCCGATTTAAACGGCTTTAATGAGTTTTTAAAAGGCGTTATGCTGCCACAGCAAAAAACGAGTATACCGAGTAACGATATGTTTGCCAACAAAAGCCAATCGGACGCAGAAATAGATGTCGTTAAATTTGCATTAGGAGGAGAATAA
- a CDS encoding glycoside hydrolase family protein, producing MTLIEKIKENEGLKDHRYEDSLGRLTVGYGFLLAALTADELALNGGKYEPMSKETADKILELKLEKLTAAVFATFDWLKEKPQNVQEVVIEMAYQLGVSKVKKFVTTMHHIRTGEYEAAYQSGMNSLWAKQTPNRAKKVLSGLLA from the coding sequence ATGACCTTAATAGAAAAAATCAAAGAAAATGAGGGCCTTAAAGATCATAGATACGAGGATAGCCTGGGAAGACTAACCGTGGGCTACGGCTTTTTGCTTGCCGCGCTTACGGCCGACGAGCTAGCGCTAAACGGCGGCAAATACGAACCCATGAGTAAAGAGACGGCCGATAAAATTTTAGAGCTCAAGCTTGAAAAACTAACCGCCGCAGTATTCGCGACGTTTGATTGGTTAAAGGAAAAACCGCAAAACGTCCAAGAAGTAGTGATAGAAATGGCCTATCAGTTAGGCGTTTCAAAGGTAAAGAAATTCGTAACCACGATGCACCATATAAGAACGGGCGAATACGAAGCCGCCTATCAAAGCGGCATGAATTCTCTTTGGGCGAAACAAACTCCAAACCGGGCAAAGAAGGTGCTAAGTGGGTTACTTGCTTAA
- a CDS encoding phage baseplate assembly protein V, whose product MIEVGIISEVRADRAKVAIGSMVTDFLPVFQAHANSYAVSFSPIRVGEQVLVLPVHDELNSGVVLRGLYQSSHKADATDKKVHVSFEDGIKMSYDSSSSCLEISSPKLISITCDNANVKAKNVMVEASDTTIKSPKINLLGNTLIQGAINTAGVGGGSGSFEINGDVKITGSITTGGNASFGGSVRDGRGNLSDHTNNGLARD is encoded by the coding sequence ATGATTGAAGTTGGAATTATAAGTGAAGTAAGAGCAGACCGTGCAAAAGTTGCCATTGGTTCTATGGTAACTGATTTTTTGCCGGTATTTCAAGCACATGCCAACTCTTATGCAGTGAGCTTTTCGCCAATACGTGTAGGAGAGCAAGTGCTAGTGCTACCTGTACATGATGAGTTAAACTCAGGTGTAGTGCTTCGTGGGCTTTATCAAAGTTCTCACAAGGCAGACGCTACTGATAAAAAGGTGCATGTAAGTTTTGAAGATGGCATAAAGATGAGCTATGACAGCTCTAGCTCGTGCCTTGAAATTTCATCTCCAAAGCTTATAAGCATAACTTGCGATAACGCAAATGTAAAGGCTAAAAATGTGATGGTAGAAGCTAGCGATACCACTATAAAAAGTCCAAAAATCAATCTACTTGGCAACACTTTGATACAAGGGGCGATAAATACAGCTGGAGTTGGTGGTGGTAGCGGTAGTTTTGAGATAAACGGAGATGTAAAAATCACTGGCTCAATCACAACAGGTGGTAATGCAAGCTTTGGTGGTAGCGTACGTGATGGACGTGGCAACCTAAGCGATCATACAAATAACGGACTTGCGAGGGATTAA
- a CDS encoding DNA adenine methylase has translation MQIIKFNRAPLPFQGQKRNFIKQFRELIKDEFRAHRNGIFIDAFGGSGLLSHNIKQIYPNARVIYNDYDNYSERLANIETTNEILRSIAPITEKYKKNEKVSEEDREEIIKIIDNYLQRGYFIDWLTLSSNLLFSGKYAHNEDELKKEKTFFITSTGMPLYQANGYLKGVEIVRKDAMELIKEFENEDVVLILDPPYLQTSKVGYKCFWGLRDFLKLIRLVREPFIFFSSENSDILPYIDDRVECGDEVFKGYGLKQAILANGQAKPDYMIYKSDTELFDTADKIKTAQKEPNLCII, from the coding sequence ATGCAGATAATCAAATTTAACCGCGCTCCTTTGCCTTTTCAAGGACAAAAAAGAAACTTTATTAAGCAATTTAGAGAGCTTATAAAGGACGAGTTTAGAGCACACCGAAATGGAATTTTTATCGACGCCTTTGGTGGCTCTGGACTACTTAGCCACAATATAAAGCAAATTTATCCTAACGCAAGGGTAATTTACAATGACTACGATAATTACAGCGAGAGGCTGGCAAACATAGAGACAACAAACGAAATTTTACGATCGATAGCACCTATCACAGAAAAATATAAAAAAAATGAAAAAGTAAGTGAAGAGGATAGGGAAGAAATCATAAAAATTATAGATAATTATTTACAAAGAGGATATTTTATCGACTGGCTAACGCTTAGCTCAAACCTTCTTTTTAGTGGCAAATATGCTCATAATGAAGATGAGCTTAAAAAAGAGAAAACATTTTTTATAACCAGCACAGGAATGCCTTTATATCAAGCAAATGGATATTTAAAAGGTGTTGAGATAGTTCGCAAAGATGCAATGGAGTTAATAAAAGAATTTGAAAATGAAGACGTTGTATTAATCTTAGACCCGCCATATTTACAAACAAGCAAAGTAGGCTATAAATGCTTTTGGGGATTAAGAGATTTTTTAAAGTTGATTAGGCTAGTAAGGGAGCCTTTTATATTTTTCTCAAGTGAGAATAGTGACATCTTGCCATACATAGACGACCGTGTAGAGTGTGGCGATGAAGTTTTTAAAGGATACGGCCTAAAACAAGCAATTTTAGCTAATGGACAAGCGAAGCCTGACTATATGATTTACAAAAGCGACACAGAACTATTTGATACAGCCGATAAGATTAAGACGGCGCAAAAGGAACCGAACTTATGCATTATTTAA
- a CDS encoding GPW/gp25 family protein — MHYLTSIQESIRDILLTPLGSRVMLPEYGSRLFELIDRKVDDEFRADLACYVIEAVERWEKRVKIDEVRLIGLKDHKLSFKVVLMSGDEIEVRI; from the coding sequence ATGCATTATTTAACAAGCATTCAAGAAAGTATCCGCGACATATTACTCACGCCTCTTGGCTCGCGGGTTATGTTGCCCGAATACGGCAGTCGCTTGTTCGAGCTAATAGACCGCAAGGTAGACGACGAGTTTAGGGCCGATCTTGCCTGCTACGTCATAGAAGCCGTAGAAAGATGGGAAAAAAGAGTAAAGATCGATGAAGTTCGTCTTATAGGTTTAAAAGATCATAAGCTTAGCTTTAAAGTAGTGCTTATGAGTGGTGATGAGATAGAGGTAAGGATATGA
- a CDS encoding baseplate J/gp47 family protein, with product MNLKQLPYPNVIEVLKYDEILNNVKNLFKEHLTDEISLLESDNYSALLETLAYRELLLRARINDSVKAMLLPFSTGDDLDNIVAIYGIERLKGERPTAQCEFSLSMPRNSDTYLPKGLILRSENGEIASLKSEVVIRANELKAVGVIILDEFTKTSKAKCEYIQTPLPFALKAKQLSEFEGGAERESDDRLRERAVLSLERFSTAGSAKAYTYQTLSANAKVLECSVLNGGAGVVQIYLKTTDMSEESRKDVESFLSAEKVRPLTDNLSVLNATKIDVKVVATLELTDMLFQDEVAKAISALPTSLSLGEDLNLSYIYKNLHQNGVYRVSLKEPLNDKKISVKEFVNLSYEISYKKAEL from the coding sequence ATGAATTTAAAACAACTTCCATATCCAAACGTTATTGAGGTGCTTAAATATGATGAAATTTTAAATAATGTTAAAAACCTTTTTAAAGAGCATTTAACTGATGAAATTTCACTACTTGAAAGTGACAATTATTCGGCACTTCTTGAAACGCTAGCTTATAGAGAACTGCTCTTGCGAGCCAGGATAAATGATAGCGTTAAGGCTATGTTGCTGCCATTTTCTACTGGAGATGACCTTGATAACATAGTAGCGATTTATGGCATAGAGAGGTTAAAAGGCGAGAGACCAACGGCGCAGTGTGAGTTTAGTCTCTCAATGCCAAGAAACAGCGATACATATTTGCCAAAAGGGCTAATTTTACGCAGCGAAAATGGTGAAATAGCTAGCTTAAAAAGTGAAGTTGTAATAAGAGCAAATGAGCTAAAAGCTGTTGGAGTGATCATCTTAGATGAGTTTACAAAAACCAGCAAAGCAAAGTGCGAATATATCCAAACGCCGCTTCCTTTCGCATTAAAAGCAAAACAGCTAAGTGAGTTTGAAGGCGGAGCCGAGCGTGAAAGCGATGATAGGCTAAGAGAGCGTGCAGTTTTAAGCCTAGAGCGTTTCTCAACTGCAGGCAGTGCTAAAGCATATACTTATCAAACACTAAGCGCAAATGCAAAGGTGCTGGAGTGCAGCGTGCTAAATGGCGGTGCTGGAGTGGTGCAAATTTATCTAAAAACTACTGACATGAGCGAAGAGTCACGCAAAGATGTGGAGAGCTTTTTAAGTGCCGAAAAGGTCAGGCCACTAACCGATAATCTAAGCGTGTTAAATGCTACAAAGATAGATGTAAAGGTAGTAGCTACCCTTGAGCTAACAGATATGCTCTTTCAAGATGAAGTAGCTAAAGCTATATCAGCTCTGCCAACTAGCCTTAGCCTTGGAGAAGATCTAAATTTAAGCTACATCTATAAAAATTTACATCAAAACGGCGTTTATAGAGTAAGTCTTAAAGAACCGCTTAATGATAAAAAGATAAGCGTAAAAGAATTTGTAAATTTAAGCTATGAGATAAGCTACAAAAAGGCTGAATTATGA
- a CDS encoding phage tail protein I yields MSLLPNHKSKFDKKFDLLFGVRFEDLDIGVINTLASSCPKILLPVLAASFDVDIDGLNENEARELIKNAFEIHYYSGTFYSLNKALSALYADAKVKEWFDYAGLPYHFKLELDASKNGVSPQTLKRSDEIINTYKNVRSVYDGASIKATASINLKAYSYTFSGESISIDPYVISNINQRASFKVGATTQINEIISIPINAIRVLTR; encoded by the coding sequence ATGAGCTTGCTGCCTAATCACAAAAGCAAATTTGATAAGAAATTTGACTTGCTTTTTGGCGTAAGGTTTGAGGATCTAGATATTGGTGTCATAAATACTCTTGCTAGCTCTTGCCCAAAAATTTTACTGCCAGTACTTGCAGCTAGCTTTGATGTAGATATTGATGGACTAAACGAAAATGAAGCTAGAGAGCTCATAAAAAACGCTTTTGAGATACATTACTACTCAGGCACTTTTTATAGTCTAAATAAGGCATTAAGCGCACTTTATGCAGATGCCAAGGTTAAAGAGTGGTTTGATTATGCAGGACTACCTTATCACTTTAAACTAGAGCTTGATGCAAGTAAAAATGGAGTAAGCCCACAGACATTAAAGAGATCTGATGAGATCATAAACACCTATAAAAACGTGCGTAGCGTATATGATGGAGCAAGCATAAAAGCGACTGCTAGCATAAATTTAAAAGCCTACTCTTACACATTTAGCGGAGAGAGCATAAGTATAGATCCTTATGTAATATCAAATATAAACCAAAGAGCAAGCTTTAAAGTAGGAGCTACTACGCAGATAAACGAGATCATAAGCATACCAATCAATGCAATAAGAGTTTTAACAAGATAA
- a CDS encoding phage tail protein, whose protein sequence is MKQYTLLTASGINKLLKTASDGSKIALKEVVVSDFEGELSEQTTSIPNEKYRGAINAITIDENDNNILDVDAIIPPEVGGFYIKTAGIYCDDGSLFAVARLADTYKPLLNEGSSKDITLNFKLQIANASESIILKVDNNIVLATRKWCEKMFLKIKDKIDAYTKAESDDKFTQFSHFLSSNAQNGYTKLPNGLIIQWGVDTQVPQGDNTKMTFFPIVFPTACIALTLAHYGAGKEVSAMSYGTPSRTGAIFRHSWPHTPTAVAYIAIGY, encoded by the coding sequence ATGAAGCAATACACACTTTTAACAGCTAGTGGCATAAATAAACTTTTAAAAACTGCTAGCGATGGATCAAAAATCGCATTAAAAGAAGTTGTAGTAAGCGACTTTGAAGGAGAATTAAGCGAACAGACGACATCAATACCAAATGAGAAGTATAGGGGTGCAATAAACGCCATAACGATAGACGAAAACGATAATAACATTCTAGACGTCGATGCTATCATACCGCCTGAAGTTGGCGGATTTTATATAAAAACGGCTGGCATATACTGTGATGATGGTTCACTCTTTGCAGTGGCAAGACTAGCAGATACTTACAAGCCACTTTTAAACGAGGGGTCAAGCAAAGACATCACATTAAATTTTAAACTTCAAATCGCAAACGCGAGCGAAAGCATCATTTTAAAGGTTGATAACAATATAGTGCTAGCAACTAGAAAATGGTGCGAAAAGATGTTTCTTAAGATAAAAGACAAGATAGACGCATACACAAAAGCGGAGAGCGACGATAAATTTACGCAGTTTTCACACTTTCTAAGCTCTAATGCTCAAAACGGATATACAAAGCTACCAAATGGCTTAATCATTCAGTGGGGAGTAGATACTCAAGTTCCACAAGGTGATAATACAAAAATGACATTTTTTCCTATTGTATTCCCAACAGCCTGCATTGCCTTAACATTAGCACACTATGGAGCTGGAAAAGAAGTAAGCGCGATGAGTTATGGAACACCGTCAAGGACGGGTGCTATATTTCGTCACAGCTGGCCACACACACCTACGGCGGTAGCATACATAGCTATTGGATACTAA
- a CDS encoding phage tail sheath family protein: protein MAAKFGVNVTISAEAARPIAVESTTPIGIAGYEEVLENGLHFYMTTVKALEALEAKYKAKKDASQAFKKGSIYRALKGIEDQAVNTQIILSVFTKDDDEDTNDEITECKSAVTAFAKAKSRFGYSPNLIIAPGFSHEDAIKGEIEKMATRLKATGIVDLKADDAAAAIVKMGDFGTNRLVAAYPNVKVWDDETNAYVYEGQSARIAGMIAHTDGASEFGYSDSYSNRVMIGVSGTQIDVDFELGETCTADELRAAKISTIIRESGFRAWGGETSDQDTIWQDLARVRIFDRISQACQKGVLFAIDRKASELYHAKRSVSELLRGLVGAKVLLGYELSWSAKNTDATITAGKFYLDVRMQNNPIVKQLTLDFIYVDKYGSVLMDELNK, encoded by the coding sequence ATGGCAGCAAAATTTGGTGTAAACGTAACCATCTCAGCTGAGGCGGCAAGACCAATAGCAGTAGAAAGTACTACGCCTATTGGTATAGCAGGATATGAAGAGGTGCTAGAAAATGGCCTACATTTTTATATGACAACAGTAAAGGCACTTGAAGCTCTTGAAGCAAAATACAAAGCTAAAAAGGATGCGAGCCAAGCTTTTAAAAAAGGCTCTATTTATAGGGCTTTAAAAGGTATTGAAGATCAGGCCGTAAATACTCAAATAATTTTAAGTGTATTTACAAAAGATGACGATGAGGACACAAACGATGAGATTACGGAGTGCAAAAGTGCCGTCACAGCGTTTGCTAAAGCTAAATCACGCTTTGGTTATAGCCCAAATTTAATAATCGCACCTGGCTTTAGCCATGAAGATGCGATTAAAGGCGAGATAGAAAAGATGGCAACCAGGCTAAAAGCAACTGGCATTGTAGATCTAAAAGCAGATGACGCAGCAGCAGCCATTGTTAAAATGGGCGATTTTGGTACAAATAGGCTAGTTGCCGCTTATCCAAATGTCAAGGTTTGGGATGATGAAACGAATGCTTATGTCTATGAGGGGCAAAGTGCGAGAATAGCGGGGATGATAGCCCATACAGATGGTGCAAGCGAGTTTGGATATAGCGACAGCTATTCAAACAGGGTTATGATAGGAGTTTCAGGCACGCAAATAGACGTGGATTTTGAGCTTGGGGAAACTTGCACGGCTGATGAGCTTAGAGCTGCAAAAATTTCTACCATCATTAGAGAGAGTGGCTTTAGAGCTTGGGGTGGCGAAACGAGTGACCAAGATACTATTTGGCAAGATCTTGCACGTGTTAGGATATTTGACCGAATATCGCAAGCTTGCCAAAAGGGAGTGCTATTTGCGATCGATAGAAAAGCTAGTGAGCTTTATCATGCAAAAAGATCAGTTAGCGAGCTCCTTCGTGGGCTAGTTGGAGCAAAGGTACTTCTTGGATATGAGCTTAGCTGGAGTGCAAAAAACACCGACGCAACTATCACGGCTGGCAAATTTTACCTTGATGTCAGAATGCAAAACAATCCAATCGTTAAGCAGCTTACACTTGATTTTATCTACGTGGATAAATACGGTAGCGTTTTGATGGATGAGTTAAATAAATAA
- a CDS encoding phage major tail tube protein produces the protein MKRQIPQVIQEGNVYIDGIGYLGVTKKLKLPTIEFEMIESKGALSTNYTTGMLKATEVEFTVSVLDKNMWVNLGLNSFTNRIPWLFKASIFQSGKSKTVPFSAAFTGDIVSYEVSEFESGKELEVTIKLSAHFVDINVDGVPMVLKDSENMICVIGGVDYMAGVRSNLGE, from the coding sequence ATGAAAAGACAAATTCCTCAAGTAATCCAAGAAGGTAACGTTTATATAGATGGCATCGGCTATCTTGGCGTAACAAAAAAGCTTAAGCTTCCCACAATAGAGTTTGAAATGATAGAGAGCAAAGGAGCTCTTAGTACAAATTACACAACTGGCATGCTAAAGGCAACAGAGGTTGAATTTACAGTTAGTGTGCTAGATAAAAACATGTGGGTAAATTTAGGACTAAACAGCTTTACCAACCGTATTCCATGGCTTTTTAAAGCTAGCATTTTCCAAAGCGGTAAAAGTAAAACTGTGCCTTTTAGTGCAGCCTTTACTGGAGATATTGTCAGTTATGAAGTATCTGAGTTTGAAAGCGGAAAAGAGCTAGAAGTTACTATTAAGCTATCAGCTCATTTTGTGGACATCAACGTGGATGGTGTGCCAATGGTACTAAAAGATAGTGAAAATATGATATGCGTTATAGGCGGAGTTGATTATATGGCAGGGGTTCGCTCAAATTTAGGAGAATAA
- a CDS encoding phage tail assembly protein, whose product MAKIRVEKSNIIEENGEKYTVVKLSDDKDLKVRHPKGRDLRFAMRGTKGDEGALTFKLASTLTCLSEAELDELDAKDCALILGMVTNFLG is encoded by the coding sequence ATGGCAAAAATTAGAGTAGAAAAATCAAATATCATAGAAGAGAATGGTGAAAAATACACCGTAGTAAAACTAAGCGATGATAAAGACCTAAAGGTAAGACATCCAAAAGGTAGAGATCTTCGCTTTGCGATGAGAGGCACAAAAGGCGATGAAGGCGCACTTACATTTAAACTAGCAAGCACACTAACTTGCCTAAGTGAGGCAGAACTTGATGAGTTGGATGCAAAAGATTGTGCCCTGATCTTAGGAATGGTGACTAATTTTTTAGGTTAG